The genomic stretch GCCGAAATATCATACAATGCATTCAATGCAggcatttaaacaaaacaacgCAATTCCAAAGTTTTGCAGTCGTTCTTTTAACTCTTTTAAtgacttacccccccccccccccccaaaaaaaaaaaaaaaaagtaaaatcagtATTCAAAAAATGATGGTGGGAGAGCCCTggaacattagcattagccgtCCTGCCGTAGTGCCTTGTGATCAGATTTAGTTTGCCACTCACAGATAACATCGTACAGAAGAAGATAGTGTTATCCCATGAAAGCAAGCCGGCTGGCCCATTTGTCTCTGCAACATGGTTGTTGAACATAAAGAAAATTGCTCATCCACTATGATCGTAAAATTGTTTTGGTGACGTACGCTTACGAGGGTGCATTGCAGGACTTTGTAAACGTAGTTTATCATATCATTTTATGGGAGACCCATTTAGGCCTACTTCTGGAACAGGCTTTGTACTAAACACAGGTGAAtcaaaataaagtttgattttaGGCTACCTCTCAACGCATGTTAATCGTTTAAGCCACACAAAGGGTTTTCATTTTGCCAAAATTAACGTTACAACCCTTACTCTTCTCACCAGAAAACAACGTCTTTTCCCCCGTTTCCCAGCAAACAcgataaatgtgatttcttCACGAGCTTTACCAGAGGCAAAACGCACCGGAAGAGTATGCCACTTATTCAAGACGATTTTATGGCTGTGCCTCCAGCCAGTTCGGGCATGTTTTCTCCCTCAGCATTGTTGAAATAAGTCTGTCTGCTTGACACAGTGTCATTTCatacacacatttgaaaatgaacggCTGATAGAGGTTCCTAACCGCGATCCTTGATGTCTGCAAGAGGCACATCCAATACATATTAGCTTGTTGAGATAAAGACCAAGGTCCCAGTTTATGGAAACGAGTTATTAATGTTGGTGCCGTTAATTATTTCTTTCTGGTGATGCGCGCGAGGGTATAAAGCTAACCCTGGatcattacatttaatatttccGTATTTTCAAGTGGATTGTTCATCCTATGTGTTGGTGCCTGAAGTACCTTCTGTAAGCTTCGAAAGGTGTTAAGTCTTCTTTCGGCCgtttttttctggaattttcagcGGTTTACCTTGTCATGGTGAAAGGTATTCTTAAATAACTTCGGATTTCTCTATTACCCATTCTATAGACTAAAGTCCTCCAAGACATTCCACAAATATCTCACTTTTCAGTGTATATGCAGTTTCgggaatgtaattttaaaatggaaattataGAGTCATAGCCttggaattaaaatgaaaccattatattttatgattGAACTGTGGGTCTGATCTCATGATTCATGCAGGCATTTCCACGTGTTTAGGAACAAATTGCACCATTTTTAGTGGAACCACAGTCAATCCCTCAATATCATCTCTTCTTCTGAAGACTTGGGCTCCTGCATTGTGGGAATTTTTTCAGTCCTACTCTAAGTAGTCATTGTTTAGTCCCCTGaagccggtgtgtgtgtgtctgtgtgtgtgagggagaaggTTCAATGGGTCTGTTTTGCATTGGTTACATGATACTTTGTGGAACTCATGATACATAACTCAGTCATAAGAACAACACAATACCTTAATCACCCCAACACTCATAATGCACGAGTAAAATTTACAGAACAGTTTCCAAACAAGTTATAAACAGAAAATTTTCAACAGTGTTATGACATTGATCATAAACTGTAATGCACTGTCATAAATGGTTATGACAGACGTTATGCTTATGAGAGTGTTATCTAGGCTTTCTAGCTTTCTAGTTCAAGTATTACCCAGTAGGTAATGGGACTCTTGCTGGAtaactgtgtgcgtgtgcgcgtgtgcgtgtgcgtgtgtgtgcgtgcgtttgtgcgtgcatgcgcgtgtgtgcgtgcatgtgtatttacCTGTGCCCTGCTCTGTCTCCCCTCTCAGTGCACAGCGAGGATGTGGGCTCGACGCGGCTGTACTTTGTGAACGCCTCCTTGCAGAGGGTGACGTTCTCCAGCTCGGTGGGGGtgtccctgccctgcccagcgGGCGGTGCCCCCCACGCCGTCCTGCGCTGGTACCTGGCCACCGGCGACGACATCTACGACGTCCCGCACATCCGCCATGTCCACGCCAACGGGACGCTGCAGCTCTACCCCTTCTCCCCCTCGGCCTTCAACAGCTTCATACACGACAACGACTACTTCTGCACCGCCGAGAACCAGGCCGGAAAGATCCGCAGCCCCAGCATCCGCGTCAAGGCCGGTGAGCTTGGGAGGCAGGGatctgagggagggggaggggccaaagGGCAtacgagggagggggaggggccagaatATGGAGGGTgtatgagagagggggaggggccggggtaTGGAGGGTgtatgagagagggggaggagccggggtATGGAGGGTgtatgagagagggggaggggccagagtaTGGAGGGAgtatgagagagggggaggggccagagtaTGGAGGGTgtatgagagagggggaggggccagagtgTGGAGGGCgtatgagagagggggaggggccagagtgTGGAGGGAgtatgagggagggggagggggcagagtcAGGGGGAAGGGCAAGAGTCTGCAGAAAGGAAGGGGGAGCAAACAGCTGgggcagagtgagagggagggagggaggggggaaaagaaatgttggatgggagagagaaggtggatggagaaggaggagggagcagaacagggagagggaaagcTGGAGAAGAGTCGACAGATGGAGATGGGGAAAATGggggccagggagggagggagggtagtgcagagagggggaaagagtgaGGTGAGGAGAGATTTAAAGGAAAAGAcgaagagagaaaaacagaagagggtAGATTTAAAGCAGGCCACAGGAGATGTATGTGCTTATGCACAAAGGTAATGTACCTGGACAcaggtgtgctgcagtgtttccCAGTGTTTGTTAGGCCACCTTAATAATAGCAAACCATGTTTGCTATTATTAAAAGCAAGTTTGttagaacaaagaaaaaacaagaccGCAAAAGCCAAAATCTCAGTGACACACCTGTATAAAAAGCAAACCTTGGGCTCGCCCCATGCCtgtacatatatgcacatgcactcacatacacacgcacacacactcacacacacacacgcacacttgcacacaacacacacaccactctatCCCCAGCCTCTATCCTggtctctccttccttcctccttccttcctcctcgTCCCACTCCTCCGTTCTGAACTCCAACGCGTCGCGTCGTCATgtcaaaacaaagagagagagagagagagagagagagggcacagCGCTGCTTTAAAATAACGATTTAATTTCAGCAGACGAAACGAATGTCATGTCGAAACAGGCGCAGGCATTAGGGCGGCGGCGGGCCGGCGGTGTTAACAGGAGCCTCCATATTGATAGCCTGGGCGGCGGCGCGCAGGGCCAGCGCGGAGCACGCGGTCGGCCCGCTCGACCTTGTGTTGTAGGAAGCCGGTGGCAGACAGACGCACGGCGACACAGACAGTTGGCGGAGCGACCCTGGGCATCGCGCCAAGGTCGCCGCCGGCCGCGTGGGGAAGACCGGAGGggccccagtcccccccccccccactctctgtccctctctcccactctctctctctccctccctccctccctctccctcgctctctctctctccccctctccccccctctctctctctctacctctctctctccctcgctctctctctcgctctctctctctctcccttgctctctctctctctccccctctcccccctctctctctccctctctctccccctctctctctctccctctctctctccccctcaccccccctctctctctctccctctctctctctctctctctctctctctctcccccccccctctcgtgAGTGTGGTGGAGGAGGTGCGGGGAGAGGCCACGCGCCTGTGCCAGCCCCTGTGCCCGGGCTGCGTCGGTGCCTCCTGTCTCCCCTTGTCCATCTGTGCCCGCGgcaacccctccctccccgtccgGCCCGCGGTTTGGTGCCGCCGTCTCCGCGCCCGCTGTGCCCGCTCTTCCTGTGCGTTGGCAGAGCTGCTCTTGCGGAGGCGAGGCAGACAGTGTGCCCGTGCCCAAAGGAGGCTGCCGCtcgcactgcatgctgggattgatCTGTGAGGGCGAGGCCCGCGTTGCAGAGGAGGCGCTGttcgggagggagggaggaagggagggagggagggtcagGTTTTTTTATGCACAcaggcaaatacacacacacacacacacacacagatatatatctCTATTTTCTACTTAGGAGCCCAGAGAATCACATAAACAGTGTATCTGTTCTTGCCAGAGCATGACAATGATTAACGAATACCCAGAAAGcaatgttttataaaaacatgttttttttttttttttgttttttaatttattttttactgtaaacAGCAGTACAGGAAACGACACAAACGCAGTCTCTCAGGGTCTTAAACTTGAAATTGAACAGTCACTACTTCCACCTGCTCCACGCCTCCCGCCCctttcccccatcccccaccctcGAGCCGCCCCCTCGCTCGCCTCAGCGTGTTCCGCGGTTGCCATGGGCGACGGGCTGTGACTGGCAGGGCGCGCCGTCACCTGTGTCAGGTGGCACGGAGGAATGATGCCAACAGACAGTTCCCAGTGTGagtccccctccccactctctctatctctctctccccacctccttttcacacgcgcacacccccATGCTGATCCTGTGCCAGTTATAGCAGCAGCCGCAGCCATGGAAAAGGAGGTACATTTGATTAAAATCTCTCTGCGCTGGCTTTGTTACAGCTCTCCTGCGCTTTGTTTGGTGTATATATTTAACAGGAAATTTCTACTTGAAAACAACTGGaattcatggggggggggggggggggggggggggggggggggcacccttATGTTGTCTGATTTTTGCTCCTCTCCCTGACTCCTCCCACTAACTCATTTCTTTCactatctctttttctctttttctcctctatccccctctccaATGCTTAACATAaagacaaactcacacacataagtgctaacacaccacacacatgctctgcttttcaaatcgagagagagagagagagagagagatggcgcCCCCACCTCTGCACTGGCAACATCTGTTTTCATATTCTGCCCCACAGCAATGACGAACACTAATATCCACACTAATAATAACGCCAGCGCCAACTTCAGGATTAAAAGGGCAGACATAGACTGCACCGAAAATTGAGGTGTTATCAgattccaaataaataaataaataaataaataaataaataaataaataaataaataaatagtcacAACTGGGTGACTATTTTTAATAGGTCGGTTGAGCAGGTTATCCACTCAACTGATCGTACACGTGGGTTTGCATTGTGGCTGCCCGCCCGCCCGACCGCATATCCGCGGTAGCAATCCTATAGGTTTTAAGCGAGTCAAACACTGGGGCTATGTCAGCTCTGCCACGGGGTCCCGAAAGCCTAATCCTAAAATAATCAGCTGCACAAACCGCGGGAGTCCCAGATGTACCTGTCAATGGTCTATTCTCTCCGTAAGCACAATGGGACATTTGTGTCTGTCAGTTAGACGCCCGAGTGGTATAGGCTTGAAATGTAATACCCATATCTGTGACtacatctatctatctgtctatctagtTCCGAAACGAATTTTCGTTGTTGCTCCACGTGTCTGTTGGTTTAGCGTCCCCTTGCAGACGACTTTAAGACTGGCGCGTTATTACGCGCGCACTGCAAGGAACATCGATTTGTTTTAAGGAACTCCCGCCTACAGTTTACTGGTTCTTTGTGCACCCGTCGTCGATCCGGTTAGTTAATGAATACATCCTTTGTCTTTCATCATTTGCCTTTTTCCCATGGTTTCAGTGTCTTTGTTTACATATGGTGTCTTATTTCGAAATGAAGTAATGACATGCTTTGTGTTTTGCGCTGCAGTAAATAAAACGGTTCAGTCCTGAAGGTGTCAGTCTTGCTGAGTCTCGAGGCCTTTTCAGGGACAATATAGGCCTATCCAATTTGTCTTTTTATTAAAGCaactgaatgattttttttagctttcGGAAATTAACTATTAATAAAGACATCAGCATTGCAATGCTATTTACTGAACCGGATAACGGTTTTCtgagtgttttcttttccttgctAAAATATGAAACCAAGTTGTAGGCCTAAACGTACGTATTTGATGTGTAGGTGTAATATATATAGTTGTGCTGAGATCAGCTACCAGCAAAGTAGCCTAATCTTCTGGATGCCACCATTCAAATATGAACGCTGGAACAACAGGTGCACAGTTAAAAACGCATTTTAGCGAATATTTGGGTATCTTTACCTCCAAAGGGACCGACGCCgatatgttttgtttattttaaacaaacacgCCCATGAATTAATTAAGCCGACCGTTCATTTGCTCTTTATTTGAGTAATTTCCTCATTCTTTGCTTTATGAATAAGTAAATATCGTATTGGGTTTCACTgtgctgaattatttaaatgacagtGATACAGGACTCTCGTCGCAGTGAGGGAGAGCGCGAGGCGATGTTTTAGCTCGTTTCTAAGCAACCAGCGAATACAGCGAAGGCATCAATCACATTATAATGACTACGTGCACATCTAGAGGGGAGTGTAATTTATACATAAACAATACTCTTTATGTGTCTCAGGTCTCAAACATGAAGCCATTATTAATTTACAGATTCGTactgtttttagatttttaagcAATCACATTTACTTTTAGCctactttcccccccccccccacaaaaacgAATAATTTAACTGGGCTACAGTTGACTCTGTGGTGCTGTGCCTAATAAATTATGCTATCTTATTCGTGTTTACAGTGCATACCCGACAATAGGCTACCTGACAAGAAGCTAGGTAGGATATTTCTTAACAAGGTCTCATGGTGCGAATCAATCaacgaaaaaagaaatatgtgaaTGGGTAGAAATGTATAATGGAGGGCAAAATCGATGAACCTAGCTATTAGAACACTAAACCATTGTGCATCGATGAAAAGTTTGTTCGTTTCAGAATTAAATTACCATATTATAATCATTTAGGCTTTCGTCATAGACTGTGTGAACATATgccaattaaaatacattttatcgTCACCAACTGTAATTAAATACtggcattaaaacaaaatacaggctCTGGGCTGGACTTAATCACCATGCCAAATCGAAGCAAAAtcggaagaaaaaaatatctgcagTTTTTGGAAAGGTCATGATCCTTATCACACTGCTACCATATCACCATTTCGGCTGCTTTCTCAAAATGTAGAAATTGTCGGATGTTGAGGTTAAAGACTATGATTTAGACAAGGGCAttggttttgtttctgtaaGGCTAAAATGTCGCCCGGCTTTATTAATGAGCGGGGAAATTCGCCTTCAGACTCGGCGTTAATTATTGCACTCggggtgtgtgtgctcgcgtgtgtgtatgtgtgcacgcggGCGTGTGACTCGTCTTGATTAAACCGTCCGCGCCTTTCGCTCATTTGTGGGAGAAAACGCCTTCCGAGCCAACACAGATTGAATTGCGACTGAATCAAATTGCAATGCTTCGAGAGAGGCCCCCAAGTCCTCTTCCTGTGCAGCTCGAGATGGTAATCGCATTTGCTTCTTCGTGTTTGTGTCAACTCCCCTTGACTGTGTCTTGCATTAGTCTCCCTCAAGAACAGTTTAATTCATATAATTAAAAACCATAAACCCAGTCGGCGgtgatgaataaataataaataaaaattagccCCCAAAATGAAATCGCTATTTATTGACACGAGTATTTTATCTTCCGATATGTTTTAACCTTGGTGTCGTTTCTCCtatatttttgccatttgtataacacacacacacgcgcacacacactcatttatatataaataattcatttgccACGTGGGGTTCCGCTTGTCATGTGCAGAGAGTGTTCTTTTATTACTCGTGAATGTTTGTGACAGCTCGTGTGGCAGCGCGCGCCCGGCCACTCCACGCTGTCTGTTAGCATCCAGAGGGTGATTTATAAAAAGGGCAAGGCACTCCTCCTTGTCCTGTCCCTTTTGCTCCATTTTacttgctgtgtttttaatcatttatttggtCGTTACAAGGCCCATACCAGTCTGAGTACTGGAAAAAAACTTGACCAGTTATGTTCTCaggcatgtgtgtctgtgtctttatttgtgttctttttcagATAATAACCTAACATGTTCagcattgaagaaaaaaaaaaaaacaagaatttattgattatttataCTACAAAGCCTTGTTTACTCTTTCGCCATATTCAGGAATACTGCCTGACTCACTGTGACCCGCCATGTCAAGTCATGTAATTCAAACCGGAACTGAGAAAGCAAGTTAATATAAGTTGTTGTTCTGACTTCAGTGGTTTGTGGTAAAGCAGCCTGAATGTAaacggcctctctctctctctctctctctccctctctccctctctcgtccCCGCCGCAGTGTTCAGGGAGCCCTACACAGTGCGAGTGGCCGACCAGCGCTCCATGCGGGGCAACGTAGCCGTCTTCAAGTGCCTCATCCCGGCTGCCGTGCAGGAGTACGTCAGCGTGGTGTCCTGGGAGAAGGACACGGTCTCCATCGTCCCAGGTAGGGCTGCGCTGGGAGGGGTCGAGAGGAGTtcagggggtgtgggggcaaaagaggggtttggaggggggggggggtcatgagGTGGGAGAAAGGAGGGGCGCAGGGgcgtttaaaatgcaaacaggctccccctgcccctcccaatATCTCAGCTTTCCCACTGCAGAAATGTCCAGTATTCTCTGTGCGATGTGCATCTGCATGGGTCtcaccgccaccccccaccaaaaagTTTGGACATTCCCAAACATACCTGGAGCTGGGCCTAGATGGAGACGAGATGGACAGAATGGTGGGACAAGTGGGCAAGGGCAAGGGGGGCCTCAGGTTTTTGCGTATCGCTGCCCCCTAGAAAAAGATACAGAACGGGGGTTTTCTGTTTGACAAAACAGGGGCTTACAGCCAATCGGGCGGCCAGCCTACCGGTGCCTGTTTGACAGTTAGCATTTCAGCGCGAGGCTCACGCCTAAGTCTGTTTGTCAGCCAGTCGCTGCGGCCGGACGGCTttgtcagtcacagacatccgGCCACTGAGTGACTGCTCGTTCGCCTGCTGTCACAGAGGGCTGGTGCTGGGGTGAACAGGGTCAGCTGACGCACTGGCCGTCGTAAGGATGCACGAGCCAGTGTGAGGAGGTAAATGAACGAACAAGGTAAAATCAACACGTGGATGGAGGAAACATCGCGACAGAAATCAGCAAACATGTCAGGACAATTAATTAACTATTTGTTTATCCTTTTGCAGGCAGTGATTTCACATTTACAGTTAAATACCAGTTTTACTGGTAACTGTCAACCTTGATTACCAGTAGATCCTCACTCCCTCCTTGTGCTGTAatggggaggaaagaaaaagggggggggggggagtgtttaTTGTCAGTATTTATCTTTTCTGTTCATCTCCAATTTGACCAGAGTAAAGCTCAGATAGTGCTGACTTGAATAGCCTCCAATAACTTTCCCTTTTTGAATGtggattcattttcattctcatttgTGAGCCTGCTCATAGAATTAAATCAAGCCTTTAAGCAAGATGCTATTTCAtcaaattaattctgctgcaaTGCTAATGCGCtgaaattcagtaaaattaGTGCTGATGTTTTGCTGCATTTCAGATTTGCCCATCGAAAatggcgtgtgtttgtgcgactGGGGCATGCACGGTAcgtttgcgagtgtgtgtgtgtgtgtgtgtgtgtgtgtgtgtgtgtgtgcgtgtgcgtaaaCACTGGTGGTCTTCCCCGTGGAAAATCGATGCTGACACTTTGCCGATCAGATTGTGTCGCTGGCCGTTTCCAGCGGCAGCGTGAAGCTCGGGTTGCAGATCTTTGTCAATGGGAGCGCGTGTCTCCGTCTCGAGCACGCGAGCGTTTATTGATccggagcgtgtgtgtgtgtgtgtctgtgtgtgtgtgtgtgtgtgcgtgtgtgtgtgtgtgcgtgcgtgcgtgcgtgcgtgcgcgtgcgtgcgtgtgtgtgtgtgggcatgctcATAGGGGCGAGGGGTTTCCCAGACGCTATCGATCCAGGCCTCTCTCGGAGCCCCTTCCGCCTCGTGGTGATGCGTCTACCTGAGGACTCTGATCTAAGAACGCTGCACCTCCTGTACGGTCGGCCCGGCTCTGGGTGTCTGACCAGAGGGAAATGGGGTTGGGTCACAGTTTTGGACCGTGGGCCAGACTTGGTCACTCATGTTTTGACCGTGCCACCTCTCACCTCTCTGGGAACAGTGTGTCAAATACGCGTCTCAACCAGATCCTCTCAGACGCGTCACGGTCGGTGTCAAAATCCGCGTTGACGGAAGTGGTGGTGATGAAAAGGGGAAATCCGGTTGTGGTTAAACCCGCCATTTCCTGTGCGGTTGCGTTAGCTCCAACTTCCTGTCTGGTGTCACCGCCCGGAGCAGAGCACCAGAGACGGGACGTGGCACGCGGGTCCCTGCTTTTAAACGGCTGCAGAGTTCACGCCAGTAAGCAGATTTGGCCTCCCTGCGTTTGATAttgaggcgggggggaggggtcaccaGCACGGGTGGTGCTAAGAGGATCAGGGTAATGGTGGGGGGTTAGAGATGGATTTGGAGGTGAGATTACAGTGCCTCTCATTAAGGCTAGGTCTttccttgtttctctctctctttctcttcatccctccatcccatGTCGTGTCAACCCCAGTCATTAGGCtggagttgggggtgggggggggggttgggggggcatgggggttCAGTACCTTGGCCCTTTAAACTCCCCCCACTCAACCAGATTCGCTCTCCTGCCctgtcatccatccatccatctctcttACCCTCAGCCATGAATAGGCCTCATTGGCAGAATCAAGCGagctttctctctcctctccagctgtCTCGCTCATCTCCGTCCCTCATTTCTtccttctcccttcctctccctccctctccccctctctctccctctgccttcatcttccttccctctccctctccccctctctcgctgtctcttactccctctctctctccatccatctccctccctctccccctttctccctctctccatttctctctctccctctttctctctctctcttctccctctctccccatctctctctccctctctcttctctcctctctctctctccctccctccctctcccttttgcAGTTTGCAGTGACACACTGAAGCGCCCATTGAGACAGCAGGCTTCATTGGAAACAGTGCGACTCATTAGAAGATGCAAAACGCTCTACCCCAAGGCAGGGAAGCAGGGCACCTCTGCCTTCTTCTTAATGATGGCGGCACTGTCTCTCCCCCACCTCACATCTCATCTCgcctccccctgctctccctctcaatctctcccAGTGCAAGACGCGCGTCTGTCCCTAGCACCGCcttgagaaacacacacacgtacacacatgcatatgtgcacactcgcacatatgtacacacgcacatgtacacacacacacacacacacacatgcatatgtacacacacacatgcacaaacacacacacacaagtgtacacacacactcatatgtacacacatacacacac from Anguilla anguilla isolate fAngAng1 chromosome 12, fAngAng1.pri, whole genome shotgun sequence encodes the following:
- the LOC118209967 gene encoding Down syndrome cell adhesion molecule-like protein 1 homolog, with product MWLVTLFLLYSFQEVHSEDVGSTRLYFVNASLQRVTFSSSVGVSLPCPAGGAPHAVLRWYLATGDDIYDVPHIRHVHANGTLQLYPFSPSAFNSFIHDNDYFCTAENQAGKIRSPSIRVKAVFREPYTVRVADQRSMRGNVAVFKCLIPAAVQEYVSVVSWEKDTVSIVPASCLSP